In Odocoileus virginianus isolate 20LAN1187 ecotype Illinois unplaced genomic scaffold, Ovbor_1.2 Unplaced_Contig_1, whole genome shotgun sequence, a single window of DNA contains:
- the LOC139033738 gene encoding uncharacterized protein yields MGIDGQSSRPLETKPLNCQLDNCLFTHSFLVIPSCPTPLLGRDILTKLKATLHLTPGPSPSTGRFLLLLIGSSDAQIDPQVWDTKIPTIAQHQPPVLIHLKDPTCFPARAQFPLSQPNLRGLKPIIDRLLGQGLLVPTSSPCNTPILPVRKASGAYRLVQDLRLINEAVVPTHPLVPNPYTLLSQIPTGTTHFTVIDLKDAFFSIPIHPDCQFLFAFTWIDPDTRQATQLTWTVLPQGFRDSPHYFGQALARDLALCPLSPSTLLQYVDDLLLCSPSEDLSKQHTITLLNFLASKGYRASQSKAQLTQSSVTYLGLQITPTTKALTTDRCQLLRSIQPPTNGDQILSFLGLAGFFRHWVPNYASLAKPLYAAAKETPKGPLSSQNEVTRAFLTLQSALTSAAPLSLPNPNYPYHLYTDEKGGVAFGALVQPVGSELLPVAFISKQLDPTARGWFPCLRALAAAAAVYMDAKKLLQYQPLTIFSPHCLSDLLASRFLSDLSDSRLQQFHLIFLDNPQVAVGRSSQLNPLSALPSLPISLRVPAHQCTEILDSLTQPPPNLFAEPLPDPDMTMFVDGSSKKDPDGRRAAAYAVVTLQKVLEAQPLPLGTTSQKAELTALTRALHLAKNKRANIYTDSKYAFLIAHSHAAIWKERGFLTTKGSPICNASHITKLLEAIPLPKEVAILHCRGHQAARDKIAQGNNLADQVARQTALQREVAPLLVLETSFIPKYTKAETRALLAQEGTQTHPSGWITLHEKLVLPEQQAITIIKQIHDTLHIGPRALLTFLSPLFSPLHLRQAIQTVHRSCLTCATISPQGGLRPPQETHQLRGHLPGQDWQITQQVAAALNITWHLHIPYRPQSSGKVERANGVLKAHLAKLASEVRLSWVDLLPLALTRIRTTPHSKTGLTPFELLYGRPYLLTHLPPEKPPPLANYLPLFTRLRALLREHADRVLPQPRDGDGPIRPLSPGDQVLLKTLSPGPLQPRWTGPYTVVLTTPTAAKLSGLEPWYHVTRLKRAPPDLPEREPGLDSGPGASPGHTYQSSLTGPTKLKISRTPFPPAIRK; encoded by the exons ATGGGAATTGACGGCCAGTCATCACGGCCCCTAGAGACCAAGCCCTTAAACTGTCAATTAGACAACTGCCTATTCACCCACTCCTTTCTAGTTATTCCTTCCTGTCCAACCCCTCTACTAGGGAGAGACATTTTAACAAAACTCAAGGCCACACTTCACCTGACCCCAGGGCCTTCTCCTTCCACAGGCAGGTTCCTGCTGTTGCTAATCGGGTCCTCTGACGCCCAAATAGATCCCCAGGTGTGGGATACCAAGATCCCAACAATTGCCCAACACCAACCCCCAGTCCTCATACACCTAAAAGACCCCACCTGTTTTCCGGCTCGGGCCCAGTTTCCCCTGTCCCAGCCCAACCTTCGAGGACTTAAGCCAATCATCGACCGCCTCCTGGGACAGGGCCTACTGgtccccacctcatccccatGTAACACCCCCATCCTTCCAGTCCGTAAGGCCTCAGGGGCCTACCGACTAGTCCAAGACCTCCGACTTATTAACGAGGCCGTCGTTCCTACACATCCGCTAGTCCCTAATCCCTATACTTTATTATCCCAAATACCCACGGGCACCACCCACTTCACAGTGATcgatctcaaagatgcattctTTTCCATCCCAATCCACCCCGACTGTCAATTTCTGTTCGCCTTCACCTGGATCGATCCTGACACCAGACAGGCCACTCAACTCACATGGACGGTCCTGCCTCAGGGGTTTCGAGATAGCCCTCATTACTTCGGTCAGGCCCTGGCCCGGGACCTGGCCCTCTGCCCTCTTAGCCCTAGTACCCTGCTCCAATATGTGGATGACCTCTTACTATGTAGCCCTTCCGAAGATCTCTCAAAACAACACACCATAACTCTCCTTAACTTCCTGGCCTCCAAAGGATACCGGGCCTCACAGTCAAAGGCCCAACTCACTCAGTCCTCAGTTACTTACCTGGGATTGCAAATTACCCCCACCACCAAGGCCCTCACAACCGACCGGTGCCAACTCCTCCGGTCTATCCAGCCTCCAACTAACGGAGACCAAATCCTGTCTTTTCTGGGCCTGGCGGGATTCTTCCGCCATTGGGTTCCCAACTACGCCTCATTGGCAAAACCCCTCTATGCAGCAGCAAAAGAAACCCCAAAGGGGCCACTCTCCTCACAAAACGAGGTCACCCGAGCCTTTCTCACGTTACAGTCTGCTCTGACATCTGccgctcccctctccctgcctaATCCTAACTACCCATATCATCTCTATACTGATGAAAAGGGGGGAGTAGCCTTTGGGGCCCTGGTACAGCCGGTGGGCTCTGAGTTGCTGCCTGTCGCCTTCATCTCCAAACAACTAGACCCCACTGCCAGGGGATGGTTCCCCTGCCTACgggcactggcagcagcagcagcggtttACATGGACGCAAAAAAGTTACTTCAATATCAACCTCTAACCATTTTCTCCCCTCACTGCCTCAGTGACCTCCTGGCTTCCAGAttcctctctgacctcagtgACTCCAGACTACAGCAGTTCCACCTAATATTCCTAGACAACCCGCAGGTCGCCGTGGGACGTAGTTCCCAGCTGAACCCGCTATCTGCGCTTCCCTCTCTCCCGATTTCCTTAAGAGTCCCGGCTCACCAGTGTACTGAGATCTTGGACTCTCTGACACAGCCACCGCCAAACCTCTTTGCAGAGCCACTGCCAGACCCCGATATGACCATGTTTGTCGATGGGAGTTCCAAAAAGGACCCAGATGGGCGCCGGGCAGCGGCCTACGCTGTAGTCACCCTACAGAAAGTCCTTGAGGCCCAACCCCTCCCACTAGGAACAACTTCCCAAAAAGCAGAACTAACTGCACTGACCCGAGCCTTACACCTGGCAAAAAACAAAAGGGCCAATATCTACACGGACTCTAAGTACGCTTTCCTAATCGCCCACTCACATGCGGCAATCTGGAAAGAGAGGGGCTTTCTCACCACTAAAGGCTCCCCAATATGTAATGCCTCCCATATTACCAAACTACTGGAGGCCATCCCCCTGCCAAAAGAAGTGGCCATCTTACATTGCCGGGGACACCAGGCAGCTCGCGATAAAATAGCCCAGGGTAATAATTTGGCTGACCAGGTGGCCCGGCAAACTGCCCTGCAGCGAGAGGTGGCCCCTCTACTGGTCCTGGAGACCTCCTTTATCCCTAAATACACCAAGGCAGAAACCAGAGCGCTACTCGCCCAGGAGGGGACACAAACACATCCTTCCGGATGGATCACCCTCCACGAAAAACTGGTCCTCCCTGAACAACAAGCCATCACCATCATAAAGCAGATCCATGACACCCTCCATATCGGACCGCGAGCTCTCTTAACTTTCCTTAGCCCGCTCTTCTCCCCTCTTCATCTTAGGCAGGCCATCCAGACCGTACACCGCTCCTGTCTGACCTGCGCAACGATCTCTCCTCAAGGAGGGCTCCGGCCCCCCCAAGAAACCCACCAGCTGAGAGGACATCTGCCCGGTCAAGATTGGCAG ATAACCCAGCAGGTAGCTGCAGCCCTCAACATCACCTGGCATCTTCACATCCCGTACCGACCCCAGTCATCGGGTAAAGTAGAACGGGCCAACGGGGTCCTCAAGGCCCACCTCGCCAAGCTCGCCTCAGAAGTGCGGCTCTCCTGGGTTGACCTCCTCCCCTTGGCTCTCACCCGCATCCGCACAACACCACACTCAAAGACAGGTTTGACCCCCTTCGAGCTGCTGTACGGCAGGCCCTACCTGCTGACCCATCTGCCCCCAGAAAAACCACCTCCCCTGGCCAATTACCTGCCCCTCTTCACCCGCCTGCGCGCCTTACTCAGGGAACACGCAGATCGGGTCCTGCCACAACCTAGGGACGGTGACGGCCCCATCAGACCACTGTCGCCTGGAGACCAGGTGCTACTCAAGACCTTGTCTCCCGGGCCCCTCCAACCTCGTTGGACGGGTCCTTACACAGTGGTCCTGACCACCCCTACTGCAGCCAAGCTCTCAGGCCTCGAACCCTGGTACCACGTGACCAGGCTCAAACGAGCTCCCCCAGATCTTCCAGAAAGAGAGCCAGGCTTAGACTCAGGTCCAGGGGCTTCGCCAGGACACACATACCAGTCCTCCCTAACGGGGCCCACAAAACTAAAAATCTCCCGGACCCCCTTTCCACCTGCTATCAGAAAATGA